In the Silurus meridionalis isolate SWU-2019-XX chromosome 6, ASM1480568v1, whole genome shotgun sequence genome, one interval contains:
- the slitrk3b gene encoding SLIT and NTRK-like protein 3 — protein sequence MSSTFGATMLWVVLLSSLSIALVRTTPIPLLDESEEIDEPCFHPCYCEVKEGLFHVHCDGKGFTNISQVAQSWIRPFKLYLQKNNLRKLYFNNFLHLNNAIGVNLGNNALQDIQAGAFNGLSSLKRLYLHENKLEVFRNDTFLGLESLEYLQADYNVIRRIESGAFRHLNKLRVLILNDNLIPALPPFLFRSISLTHLDLRGNRLKTMSYRGTLEYIGRNLMEIQLEENPWNCACDIVQLRAWLERIPYTSVVGEITCEYPFHLHGKDLREIKQRELCPTLTDAEVEANLGIPHSAGRARPTKPSSMFSANQNTASSVEQKNLKPTRRPRPSKTPPTPRSIYPNHPPIAGYETRPPIPIICPIGCTCNLHINDLGLTVNCKENGFHNVSELTPRPLNAKKLYLSGNLIQKIHRSDFWNFSSLDLLHLGNNQIFYVQDGAFGNLPNLRSLYLNGNNIEKLTADMFHGLQNLHYVYFEYNEIKEVQPAAFSSMPALQLLFLNNNLLHSLPVGAFEGTSLARLNLRNNYFPHLPVGGVLEHLHAVVQIDLNQNPWDCACEIVPLKQWLDTLSSVVIVGEVLCKTPDAMLGKDLRSLSPEAICPELLKSSSSPDEKEMEFMPSFPPKAVIPLSVLVLSLVVLFVSSFFAAAALCTFIMKKRDKLPFRKQEEGGLTGIQMECGIFTETPPTLPETPPSNHVYECISVPASQCAAYERGREGAGALGLRKEEAGPLESKLDGTDCSESSANYRTVLEKEEEWTTIVSHAPINTVTDIAGFHGNGILCPTVIDSQGPTPKVGLVHSLFGASSWLGDISPKQAVGMDAEARTDRANQTPSNYANLSARLKTKMDYAEALERSYQF from the coding sequence ATGTCGTCCACATTCGGAGCAACGATGCTGTGGGTGGTCCTGCTGAGCAGCCTCAGCATCGCTCTCGTCCGGACGACTCCCATCCCTCTGCTGGATGAATCGGAGGAAATCGACGAACCTTGTTTTCATCCCTGCTACTGCGAGGTGAAAGAGGGTCTGTTCCACGTCCACTGCGATGGCAAAGGTTTCACTAACATCAGCCAGGTAGCTCAATCCTGGATCAGACCTTTTAAGTTGTACCTGCAGAAGAACAACCTGCGCAAGCTTTACTTTAACAACTTCCTGCACCTGAACAACGCCATAGGCGTGAACCTGGGCAATAACGCACTGCAGGATATCCAAGCGGGTGCATTTAATGGACTGAGCTCGCTGAAGAGACTGTACCTACATGAGAACAAGCTGGAAGTGTTCCGCAATGACACGTTCCTTGGCCTGGAGAGCCTGGAATACCTGCAGGCTGACTACAATGTCATCAGGCGGATAGAGAGTGGAGCGTTTAGACACCTCAACAAACTCCGGGTGCTGATCCTCAACGACAACCTGATACCTGCGTTACCGCCTTTTCTCTTCAGATCGATCTCTCTTACACACCTGGACCTCAGAGGAAATCGCCTGAAGACTATGAGCTACCGAGGAACGCTGGAGTACATCGGGAGAAACCTGATGGAGATCCAGTTGGAGGAGAACCCATGGAACTGTGCATGTGATATCGTCCAGCTGCGGGCCTGGCTGGAAAGAATACCATACACGTCTGTGGTGGGAGAGATCACGTGCGAGTATCCTTTCCATCTGCATGGTAAAGATCTCAGAGAGATCAAACAGCGCGAGCTCTGCCCGACACTGACGGACGCAGAAGTTGAGGCCAATCTAGGAATCCCTCATTCAGCAGGAAGAGCAAGACCCACAAAACCCTCATCAATGTTCTCTGCAAACCAGAACACGGCATCGTCTGTGGAACAGAAGAACCTGAAACCAACGCGAAGGCCGAGACCCTCGAAAACCCCACCCACTCCACGCAGTATTTATCCAAACCATCCTCCAATTGCTGGATACGAGACGAGGCCACCCATTCCTATCATCTGCCCCATTGGGTGCACCTGCAACTTGCACATCAATGACCTCGGTCTGACCGTAAACTGCAAGGAGAACGGATTTCACAACGTTTCGGAGCTAACGCCACGGCCGCTTAATGCAAAGAAGCTCTACCTGAGCGGGAATCTGATCCAGAAAATACACAGGTCTGACTTTTGGAATTTTTCCAGTCTGGATTTGTTACACTTGGGAAATAACCAAATATTTTACGTCCAGGACGGTGCTTTTGGAAATTTACCCAATTTACGCAGCCTGTATCTAAACGGAAATAACATCGAGAAGCTAACGGCGGACATGTTTCACGGCCTGCAGAATCTCCACTACGTGTATTTTGAGTATAACGAGATAAAGGAAGTTCAGCCGGCGGCGTTTAGCTCTATGCCTGCACTTCAGCTTTTGTTTCTGAATAACAACCTTCTACATTCGCTTCCTGTAGGCGCATTCGAGGGAACTTCGCTCGCTCGGCTCAACCTGCGCAACAATTACTTCCCTCACCTGCCAGTGGGCGGGGTTTTAGAGCACCTGCACGCTGTGGTGCAGATCGACCTGAATCAGAACCCCTGGGATTGTGCATGTGAGATCGTTCCGCTGAAACAGTGGTTGGATACGCTAAGCTCTGTGGTGATTGTGGGCGAGGTGCTGTGTAAGACGCCAGATGCCATGTTGGGAAAGGATCTGCGCTCTTTGAGCCCGGAGGCGATTTGCCCCGAGCTTTTAAAATCGTCCTCGTCTCCagatgaaaaagaaatggaGTTTATGCCTTCGTTCCCCCCTAAAGCTGTCATTCCTCTTTCTGTGCTCGTCCTCAGCCTTGTCGTTCTTTTCGTTTCCTCGTTCTTTGCTGCTGCGGCGCTTTGCACGTTTATTATGAAAAAACGTGACAAGCTTccatttaggaagcaggaagaGGGGGGGCTAACAGGAATTCAAATGGAGTGTGGAATATTTACAGAAACTCCGCCGACCCTTCCTGAAACCCCGCCCTCTAACCATGTCTACGAATGCATCTCTGTACCAGCTTCTCAATGTGCAGCTTATGAGCGGGGGCGAGAGGGGGCAGGGGCTTTAGGGCTTCGCAAGGAGGAAGCGGGGCCTTTAGAAAGCAAGCTGGATGGGACAGATTGTAGCGAGAGCAGTGCCAATTACAGAACGGTGCTtgagaaagaggaggagtgGACAACTATAGTCAGCCACGCCCCCATCAACACCGTGACGGATATCGCCGGTTTCCATGGGAACGGTATCCTCTGCCCGACAGTGATCGACAGCCAAGGGCCGACTCCCAAAGTGGGATTGGTGCACAGCCTTTTCGGGGCGAGCTCCTGGTTGGGCGACATAAGTCCAAAGCAAGCGGTCGGCATGGACGCAGAGGCGAGGACAGACCGTGCTAATCAAACCCCGAGCAATTACGCCAACCTCAGCGCCAGACTAAAAACCAAAATGGATTATGCTGAGGCGTTGGAGAGGTCATATCAGttttag